A genomic window from bacterium includes:
- a CDS encoding ABC transporter ATP-binding protein, with product MLTLSGLNVYYGRLHVLKGVSLHVNEGEVVALLGANGAGKTTALRAISGLLRPASGTLTFAGQRIAGHSPERLVRLGITQVPEGRQVFGPLSVQDNLLLGAYTRLRRMPTRELQSDLERIFELFPPLRDSRLRRAGSLSGGQQQMLAMGRALMARPRLLLLDEPCLGLAPLVSRQIMQTIVRLREEGTTILLVEQNARAALRIADRGYVMETGKLVLEGSAEELMRNKDVRRAYLGKDYEEV from the coding sequence CTGCTCACCTTATCCGGCCTCAACGTCTACTACGGGCGCCTGCACGTGCTCAAGGGCGTGTCGCTGCACGTCAACGAGGGTGAGGTCGTGGCGCTGCTGGGGGCCAACGGCGCGGGGAAGACGACGGCCCTGCGGGCCATCAGTGGTCTGCTGCGCCCCGCCAGCGGCACCCTGACTTTCGCCGGCCAGAGGATCGCGGGGCACAGCCCCGAGCGTCTGGTGCGGCTGGGCATCACCCAGGTGCCCGAGGGGCGACAGGTGTTCGGCCCGCTGTCGGTGCAGGATAACCTGCTGCTCGGGGCGTACACGCGCCTGCGCCGGATGCCGACGCGCGAACTGCAGTCCGACCTGGAGCGCATCTTCGAGCTGTTCCCGCCGCTGCGTGACAGCCGCCTGCGCCGCGCCGGCAGCCTCTCGGGCGGCCAGCAGCAGATGCTGGCGATGGGCCGGGCGCTCATGGCCCGCCCGCGGCTGCTGCTGCTGGATGAGCCCTGCCTCGGCCTCGCCCCGCTGGTCTCCCGCCAGATCATGCAGACGATCGTGCGCCTGCGCGAGGAGGGGACCACGATCCTCCTCGTCGAGCAGAACGCGCGTGCCGCGCTCCGCATCGCCGACCGCGGCTATGTCATGGAGACCGGCAAGCTGGTCCTGGAGGGGTCGGCCGAGGAACTCATGCGCAACAAGGACGTCCGCCGGGCGTATCTGGGGAAGGACTACGAAGAGGTCTAG
- a CDS encoding phenylacetate--CoA ligase has protein sequence MAIYNPRYESMNREELLQLQLERLQATVNRCYKNVPFYRRRLDDLGIEPEGLQSLDDLRALPFTTKADLRQAYPYDLVAVPLREVVRFHLSSGSTGSPTVIAYTANDLKHWTELVARNFAAGEITREDVVQIFFGYGLFSGGFGLHQGAEAIGASVLPVSEAELPQQVKIMQDFRSTALVGMPSYALAIAGAMEQMGIEANSLSLRVGLFGAEPWSEERRAEIEQRLYIRAYDIYGLAEMGGPGVAGECPERNGLHLAEDHYLVEVLDPDTGEPVPEGCEGELVFTTLTKEALPLIRYRSRDLASLDTRPCPCGRTTARMSRVFRRTDDMVIIHGMNLFPADVARVLTDFREVSPHFQLVVEHPGALDELNVRLELAGLPSDISERVFRVRDTIAQRLRQELGVDLRVTLLEPRSLSGQSGKYPRVVDQRKV, from the coding sequence ATGGCCATCTACAACCCGCGCTATGAGAGCATGAACCGCGAGGAGCTGCTGCAACTCCAGCTCGAGCGGCTGCAGGCCACCGTCAACCGCTGCTACAAGAACGTCCCCTTCTACCGGCGCCGGCTGGATGACCTGGGCATCGAGCCCGAGGGGCTCCAGAGCCTCGACGACCTCCGCGCCCTGCCCTTCACGACCAAGGCCGACCTGCGCCAGGCCTACCCGTACGACCTGGTGGCCGTGCCGCTGCGCGAGGTTGTGCGGTTCCACCTGTCGTCGGGCAGCACCGGCTCCCCGACCGTCATCGCCTACACCGCCAACGACCTGAAGCACTGGACGGAGCTGGTGGCGCGCAACTTCGCGGCCGGGGAGATCACGCGCGAGGACGTCGTGCAGATCTTCTTCGGCTACGGGCTCTTCTCGGGCGGCTTCGGCCTGCACCAGGGCGCCGAGGCCATCGGGGCCTCGGTCTTGCCCGTGTCCGAGGCCGAGCTGCCCCAGCAGGTGAAGATCATGCAGGATTTCCGTAGCACCGCGCTGGTGGGCATGCCCAGCTACGCCCTCGCCATCGCGGGCGCGATGGAGCAGATGGGGATCGAGGCGAACTCGCTCAGCTTGCGGGTGGGCCTGTTCGGGGCGGAGCCGTGGAGCGAGGAGCGGCGCGCGGAGATCGAGCAGCGCCTGTACATCCGCGCGTACGACATCTACGGCCTGGCGGAGATGGGCGGCCCCGGGGTGGCCGGAGAGTGCCCCGAGCGCAATGGCCTGCACCTGGCGGAGGATCACTACCTGGTCGAGGTGCTGGACCCCGACACCGGCGAGCCGGTGCCCGAGGGCTGCGAAGGGGAGCTGGTCTTCACCACCCTGACCAAGGAGGCGCTGCCGCTCATCCGCTACCGCTCGCGCGACCTGGCTTCCCTGGACACGCGGCCCTGCCCGTGCGGGCGGACCACCGCGCGCATGTCCCGCGTCTTCCGCCGCACCGATGACATGGTCATCATCCACGGCATGAACCTGTTCCCCGCCGACGTGGCGCGGGTGCTGACGGACTTCCGCGAAGTCAGTCCGCACTTCCAGCTCGTCGTGGAGCACCCCGGTGCGCTGGACGAACTCAACGTCCGGCTGGAGCTGGCGGGCCTGCCCAGTGACATCAGCGAGCGGGTGTTCCGCGTGCGGGACACGATCGCCCAGCGCCTGCGGCAGGAGTTGGGGGTGGACCTACGGGTAACGCTGCTGGAACCGCGCAGCCTCAGCGGCCAGTCCGGCAAGTACCCGCGGGTGGTGGACCAGCGGAAAGTCTAG